In a single window of the Bacillota bacterium genome:
- the ruvA gene encoding Holliday junction branch migration protein RuvA: MIEHIRGKLAHKGGDYVVVDVGGMGYRVLVPQSTMDALPAPGEPVELLTYLQVREDALNLYGFITDAERQVFLALIEVSGVGPRLGLAALSVLSPGQAFQAIAQGDVATLTSVPGIGKKTAERIILELRSTAEKVTVSMPGMVQPRPVEADALEALAALGYTRRQAEGAVARACAELGEKAKLDEVIRRALRYVS, encoded by the coding sequence GTGATTGAACATATCAGGGGGAAGCTGGCTCACAAAGGTGGGGATTACGTGGTGGTGGATGTGGGAGGGATGGGGTATCGGGTGTTGGTTCCCCAGTCCACCATGGATGCCCTGCCGGCTCCCGGAGAGCCTGTAGAATTGCTTACTTATCTGCAGGTGCGGGAAGACGCCTTGAATCTGTATGGTTTCATCACCGATGCGGAACGGCAGGTGTTCCTGGCCTTGATCGAGGTCAGTGGTGTGGGGCCGAGGCTCGGCTTGGCCGCCTTGTCGGTGCTCAGTCCGGGACAAGCCTTTCAGGCCATTGCCCAAGGGGATGTGGCCACCCTGACCAGTGTGCCCGGCATTGGCAAAAAGACTGCTGAACGGATCATTTTAGAGTTGCGGAGCACCGCAGAAAAGGTGACCGTCAGTATGCCGGGCATGGTCCAGCCGCGGCCTGTGGAGGCTGACGCCTTGGAGGCCCTAGCGGCCCTTGGTTACACCCGCAGGCAGGCGGAAGGAGCAGTGGCCCGGGCTTGTGCGGAACTAGGCGAAAAGGCTAAACTGGATGAAGTGATCCGCCGAGCGTTAAGATATGTGTCCTAA
- the ruvC gene encoding crossover junction endodeoxyribonuclease RuvC, whose translation MEGNSLTTILGIDPGTAITGFGIIRAEGNRLQPVHYGAILTSPQDSMPRRLQQIYQGISAIIAEYQPQTMAIEQLFFNKNVSTALTVGQARGVAILAAAHGGLEIVEYTPLQVKQTVTGEGRAQKEQVAFMVKLLLGLQQMPRPDDVTDALAIAICHAHFNPVLARINGRCQW comes from the coding sequence ATGGAGGGCAATTCTTTGACTACCATTCTAGGCATTGATCCGGGGACGGCCATCACCGGCTTTGGTATCATCCGCGCTGAGGGCAACCGATTGCAACCGGTGCACTACGGTGCGATCCTTACTTCGCCCCAGGACAGCATGCCCCGGCGTCTTCAGCAGATCTACCAGGGTATTTCCGCCATTATCGCCGAATACCAGCCGCAGACTATGGCTATTGAACAGCTGTTTTTCAACAAGAATGTGAGTACGGCCCTCACGGTGGGCCAAGCCCGGGGTGTGGCCATCTTGGCCGCGGCCCACGGGGGGCTAGAGATCGTGGAATATACCCCCCTACAAGTGAAGCAAACCGTAACGGGCGAGGGCCGGGCGCAAAAGGAGCAGGTGGCCTTCATGGTGAAATTGCTCTTGGGACTCCAACAGATGCCCAGACCCGATGATGTCACCGATGCTTTGGCCATTGCCATCTGTCATGCCCATTTCAACCCCGTGCTGGCCCGGATTAACGGGAGGTGCCAATGGTGA
- a CDS encoding YebC/PmpR family DNA-binding transcriptional regulator has translation MAGHSKWANIKHKKQKEDKLRGKLFGKLTREIIVAAKEGGGDINANFRLRTAVERARAANMPMDNIERAIKRGTGELDGANYEEFTYEGYGPAGVAILMNIATDNRNRTAGEIRHILDKHGGNLGESGCVSWMFSQKGELAVAKEGVDEDELMLAAVEAGAEDVETDDEEFLVYTAPGDLQKVKEALAEAGYVVSRAEVTMIPSNYVELNKEEAERVLKLMDVLEEHDDVQAVYANFDIPEEIMAEIAF, from the coding sequence ATGGCTGGCCATTCCAAGTGGGCAAATATCAAACATAAGAAACAAAAGGAAGATAAACTGCGGGGGAAGTTGTTCGGCAAGCTGACCCGGGAGATTATTGTCGCGGCGAAGGAAGGCGGTGGGGATATCAATGCCAACTTCCGTCTCCGGACGGCGGTGGAGCGAGCCAGGGCGGCTAACATGCCCATGGACAACATTGAACGGGCCATCAAACGCGGTACCGGAGAACTGGACGGGGCGAACTATGAGGAGTTCACCTACGAGGGCTATGGTCCTGCCGGTGTTGCCATCCTGATGAACATTGCCACCGACAACCGTAATCGGACGGCGGGGGAGATCCGGCACATTCTGGACAAACATGGCGGAAACCTTGGGGAGAGCGGCTGTGTGTCCTGGATGTTCTCCCAGAAGGGTGAATTGGCGGTGGCCAAAGAGGGCGTGGACGAAGACGAGCTGATGCTGGCTGCGGTGGAGGCTGGTGCCGAAGACGTGGAGACCGATGACGAGGAATTCCTGGTCTATACGGCGCCGGGCGATCTGCAGAAGGTGAAAGAGGCCCTCGCCGAGGCCGGATACGTGGTGTCCCGGGCGGAAGTGACCATGATTCCTAGCAATTATGTGGAGCTAAACAAAGAAGAGGCAGAACGGGTCCTAAAGCTAATGGACGTTCTGGAAGAGCACGATGATGTGCAGGCGGTCTACGCTAATTTCGACATTCCAGAGGAGATTATGGCGGAGATAGCGTTCTAG